A genome region from Eschrichtius robustus isolate mEscRob2 chromosome 4, mEscRob2.pri, whole genome shotgun sequence includes the following:
- the RBM46 gene encoding probable RNA-binding protein 46 isoform X2 has protein sequence MNEENTDGTNGYSKVRTGTQNEAALLALMEKTGYNMVQENGQRKFGGPPPGWEGPPPPRGCEVFVGKIPRDMYEDELVPVFERAGKIYEFRLMMEFSGENRGYAFVMYTTKEEAQLAIRILNNYEIRPGKFIGVCVSLDNCRLFIGAIPKEKKKEEILDEMKKVTEGVVDVIVYPSATDKTKNRGFAFVEYESHRAAAMARRKLIPGTFQLWGHTIQVDWADPEKEVDEETMQRVKVLYVRNLMISTTEETIKVEFSKFKPGAVERVKKLRDYAFVHFFNREDAVAAMSVMNGKCIDGASIEVTLAKPVNKENTWRQHLNGQISPNSENLIVFANKEESHPKTLGKPPTLPARLNGQHSPSPPEIERCTYPFFPGTKLTPISMYSLKSSHFNSAVMHLDYYCNKNNWAPPEYYLYSTTSQDGKVLLVYKIIIPAIANGSQSYFMPDKLCTTLEDAKELAAQFTLLHLDREHNLFSLDLCRRIWRK, from the exons atgaatgaagaaaatacagatgGAACAAATGGATACAGTAAAGTCCGAACTGGTACTCAGAATGAAGCAGCATTACTTGCTTTGATGGAAAAGACTGGATACAACATGGTtcaagaaaatgggcaaaggaagttTGGTGGTCCGCCTCCAG gTTGGGAAGGTCCACCTCCACCTAGAGGCTGTGAAGTTTTTGTAGGAAAAATACCTCGTGATATGTATGAAGATGAGTTAGTTCCTGTATTTGAAAGAGCTGGGAAGATATATGAATTTCGACTTATGATGGAATTTAGTGGTGAAAATCGAGGTTATGCTTTTGTGATGTATACTACAAAAGAAGAAGCCCAGTTAGCCATCAGAATTCTTAATAATTATGAGATTAGACCAGGGAAGTTTATTGGTGTGTGCGTAAGCCTGGATAATTGCAGATTATTTATTGGAGCTAttccaaaggaaaagaagaaggaagaaatcttGGATGAAATGAAGAAAGTTACAGAAGGAGTTGTAGATGTCATTGTTTACCCAAGCGCAACTGATAAGACAAAAAATCGCGGTTTTGCATTTGTTGAATATGAATCTCACAGAGCTGCTGCTATGGCTAGGCGAAAACTAATTCCAG GAACCTTCCAACTGTGGGGCCATACCATTCAGGTAGATTGGGCTGACCCAGAGAAAGAGGTTGATGAGGAAACCATGCAGAGAGTTAAAGTTCTCTATGTACGAAATTTAATGATCTCAACTACAGAGGAAACAATTAAAGTAGAATTCAGTAAATTCAAACCTGGTGCAGTTGAACGAGTAAAGAAACTTAGAGATTATGCTTTTGTTCACTTTTTCAACCGAGAAGATGCAGTGGCTGCTATGTCTGTTATGAATGGAAAATGCATTGATGGAGCAAGTATTGAGGTAACACTGGCAAAACctgtaaataaagaaaacacttggaGACAGCATCTTAATGGTCAGATTAGCCCCAATTCAGAAAACCTGATTGTGTTTGCTAACAAAGAAGAGAGCCACCCCAAAACTCTAGGCAAGCCACCAACTCTTCCAGCTCGTCTCAATGGCCAGCATAGCCCAAGCCCCCCTGAAATTGAAAGATGcacttatccattttttcctggaACAAAGCTTACTCCAATTAGTATGTATTCTTTAAAATCCAGTCATTTCAATTCTGCAGTAATGCATTTGGATTattactgcaacaaaaataattggGCACCACcagaatattatttatattcaaCAACAAGTCAAGATGGGAAAGTACTCTTGGTATATAAAATCATTATTCCTGCTATTGCAAATGGATCCCAGAGTTACTTCATGCCAGACAAACTCTGTACTACTCTGGAAGATGCAAAGGAACTGGCAGCCCAGTTTACATTACTTCATTTGG